Proteins found in one Larimichthys crocea isolate SSNF chromosome I, L_crocea_2.0, whole genome shotgun sequence genomic segment:
- the LOC104939402 gene encoding protocadherin alpha-C2 isoform X5 — MNRQNTGNSWRRYASALLFVGTFANTVLAVTHYSVPEELEAGSVVANLGSDLGLDVKTLSKRKMRLDIISSKRYLDVNKETGEIYIVERIDREYLCAIKTPTCFLKMEAIVENPQRIFYIEIEITDINDNAPHFRRDTINLDIMESTSAGERFSVNNAVDPDLGSNSVKTYLLSQSEHFDIEIQTGRDGSKFADLILKKGLDREKQAVHNLILTAVDGGVPTRTGTASIVVRVVDTNDNAPTFEKDNYDVNITENSPVGSLVMKLNATDLDEGSNAQIEYTYSLYTSEKTQETFNLNPSTGEITVKGMLNFEDIRNYEMEIIAMDKGANSLSGQCKLNISVADMNDNHPEISIKSFQSPIKENELLDTVIAVVSVSDKDSGDNGVVDLHIPDNMPFRLRESSDNYYELVVSEPLDREKVPEYDITFTVTDRGSPPLSDNETMTLELLDVNDNVPQFPQSFYTIRVTENNAPGALLSSLTAFDPDLHENQYLVYFILEKEIANTSMSMLFSINPENGNLYALKTFDYEIEKEFLFHIEARDSGSPPLSSNVTVHIIIVDQNDNAPVIVSPWRAHGSVVEEKIPRSTDKGSLVAKVIALDTDSVHNSRITYQFLQVTDATLFSLDQYNGEIRTMRMFSYRDPRHQRLVVVAKDNGEPALSATVTIKLSTMETAVKAYSDMTEVPLEYDIFSDLNLYLVIGLGSVSFLLLITILVTIVLKCQKPKPSKAAPPCRNSVISERNSTIADSTLVSNDAYWYSLFLAETRKGKLVVRQPVPKGSRYIVSSIPRGTGLTDTSDSAASTLQYPK, encoded by the coding sequence ATGAACAGGCAGAACACTGGAAATTCTTGGAGGAGGTATGCGTCCGCGCTTTTGTTTGTCGGTACGTTTGCAAACACGGTTCTTGCCGTGACTCATTATTCTGTTCCCGAAGAATTGGAGGCAGGGTCGGTTGTCGCCAATTTAGGCTCCGATTTAGGTTTAGACGTGAAGACTCTGAGTAAGCGGAAGATGCGGTTAGACATCATATCCAGCAAAAGATACCTGGATGTGAACAAAGAAACCGGGGAGATATACATCGTTGAGAGGATTGACAGAGAGTACCTCTGTGCAATAAAGACACCGACATGTTTCCTAAAAATGGAAGCTATTGTAGAGAACCCGCAAAGAATATTTTATATCGAAATTGAAATTACGGATATCAATGACAACGCTCCTCACTTCCGACGAGACACTATAAACTTGGATATTATGGAATCAACCTCGGCTGGTGAGAGATTCTCTGTTAATAATGCTGTTGACCCCGATCTTGGATCAAATTCAGTTAAAACATACCTTCTGAGCCAAAGTGAGCACTTTGACATAGAAATTCAAACCGGAAGAGACGGATCCAAATTTGCTGATTTAATATTAAAGAAGGGTTTAGACCGAGAAAAGCAAGCAGTACACAATTTAATACTCACTGCTGTGGATGGCGGAGTCCCCACTCGCACAGGCACAGCCAGTATCGTTGTCCGTGTGGTAGATACTAATGACAACGCCCCAACTTTCGAAAAAGATAATTATGACGTTAATATTACGGAAAACTCTCCTGTTGGAAGTCTTGTCATGAAACTGAATGCTACAGATTTAGATGAGGGATCAAATGCGCAGATCGAATACACGTATAGTTTGTACACATCAGAAAAAACGCAAGAGACATTTAACTTGAATCCATCCACTGGTGAAATAACAGTTAAGGGAATGCTGAATTTTGAAGATATTCGTAATTATGAAATGGAAATCATAGCGATGGATAAAGGAGCCAATAGTTTATCAGGTCAgtgcaaattaaacatttctgtaGCAGATATGAATGACAATCATCCAGAAATATCCatcaaatcatttcaaagtccgataaaagaaaatgaactgtTAGACACAGTGATAGCTGTAGTTAGTGTCAGTGATAAAGACTCAGGTGACAATGGAGTGGTTGATCTTCATATTCCAGATAATATGCCTTTCAGACTGAGGGAATCCTCTGATAACTATTATGAATTAGTAGTGTCAGAGCCGTTAGACCGCGAGAAGGTTCCAGAATATGACATCACTTTCACTGTTACAGACAGAGGCTCTCCTCCTTTATCTGACAATGAAACTATGACGTTAGAACTGCTGGATGTTAATGACAATGTTCCACAGTTCCCTCAGTCATTTTATACTATACGTGTAACGGAGAATAACGCACCTGGGGCCTTGCTCAGTTCACTCACTGCGTTTGACCCTGACCTCCATGAAAACCAGTATCTAGTTTATTTCATCCTTGAGAAGGAGATAGCCAACACCTCCATGTCCATGCTGTTCTCCATCAATCCAGAGAACGGTAATCTTTACGCACTGAAAACTTTTGACTATGAGATCGAGAAGGAGTTTCTTTTCCACATCGAGGCCAGAGACTCtggctctcctccactcagcaGTAACGTGACTGTCCACATCATCATTGTGGACCAGAACGACAACGCTCCAGTTATTGTGTCTCCATGGCGCGCGCATGGctcagtggtggaggaaaagATCCCCAGATCCACCGACAAAGGCTCTCTGGTTGCCAAGGTGATAGCCTTAGACACCGACTCGGTGCACAACTCTCGGATTACCTACCAGTTTCTACAGGTGACTGACGCCACCTTGTTCAGTCTGGACCAATACAACGGAGAGATCCGGACTATGAGGATGTTCAGTTACAGAGATCCGCGCCACCAGAGACTGGTTGTTGTTGCCAAGGACAACGGGGAGCCTGCTCTCTCTGCTACAGTCACCATCAAGCTGTCCACAATGGAGACTGCAGTCAAGGCCTACTCTGACATGACTGAGGTGCCTCTAGAATACGACATCTTTTCAGACCTAAACCTGTATTTGGTCATCGGTCTGGGCTCGGTGTCATTTCTCCTGCTGATCACCATACTGGTCACCATCGTGCTCAAGTGTCAGAAACCCAAGCCCAGCAAAGCGGCTCCTCCCTGCAGGAACAGTGTGATCAGTGAGAGGAACTCCACCATCGCAGATTCCACTCTGGTCTCCAACGATGCCTACTGGTACAGTCTGTTTCTAGCAGAGACCAGGAAAGGAAAGCTGGTGGTCAGACAGCCTGTGCCAAAGGGCTCCAGATACATCGTGTCCAGTATACCAAGAGGCacaggactgacagacacaaGTGACTCAGCAGCTTCCACTTTGCAG